In Gossypium arboreum isolate Shixiya-1 chromosome 6, ASM2569848v2, whole genome shotgun sequence, the following are encoded in one genomic region:
- the LOC108457790 gene encoding heat stress transcription factor A-4a-like, which translates to MDDAQSSSSSLPPFLTKTYEMVDDHSTDSIVSWSASNRSFIVWNPLEFARDLLPRFFKHNNFSSFIRQLNTYGFRKSDPEQWEFANDDFIRGQPHLLKNIHRRKPVHSHSMQNLLGQGASPLTESERQSFRDEIERLKSEKMSLVLELKRHEEERQGFEMQMQILRERLQTMERRQQSMVSNVARALKRPGFPIDPTPQFEAHVRKRRLPRIAYLYDESRIEDNPNPDTASMSNTDPFEQLESSMVFWENAIHDFGRANVFDESTSCPESPSISSIQLNIETQPKSPQIDMNSEPSTVVTPEPVTSTEQPAPPPAGVNDGFWEQFLTENPGSTDTREVPPERKDPDTRKDEDKPEGHSRFWWNNMKNVNNLTEQMGHLTSAERT; encoded by the exons ATGGATGATGCTCAGAGCAGTTCAAGTTCACTCCCTCCATTCCTTACAAAGACGTACGAGATGGTTGATGATCATTCTACAGATTCTATTGTTTCTTGGAGTGCAAGTAACAGAAGTTTCATTGTATGGAATCCGTTGGAATTCGCGAGGGATTTACTTCCAAGATTCTTCAAACACAACAACTTTTCTAGCTTTATAAGACAGCTTAATACATAT GGTTTCCGGAAAAGTGATCCCGAACAATGGGAATTTGCGAACGATGATTTCATAAGAGGTCAACCTCATCTTTTGAAGAACATACATAGACGGAAACCGGTTCATAGTCATTCAATGCAGAATCTATTAGGTCAAGGAGCTTCTCCATTAACGGAATCAGAGAGACAGAGTTTTCGGGATGAGATCGAGAGGCTTAAAAGCGAAAAAATGTCACTCGTTCTAGAGTTAAAGAGACACGAGGAGGAACGACAAGGATTCGAGATGCAAATGCAGATTTTGAGGGAGCGTTTACAAACTATGGAGCGGCGGCAACAAAGTATGGTGTCTAATGTAGCTCGAGCCTTGAAGAGACCGGGATTTCCTATAGATCCAACTCCACAATTCGAGGCTCATGTTAGAAAAAGAAGGTTACCAAGAATTGCTTACTTATACGATGAATCCAGGATCGAAGATAATCCAAATCCAGATACCGCATCAATGTCCAACACGGATCCATTCGAGCAATTAGAATCATCCATGGTGTTTTGGGAGAACGCCATACATGATTTTGGTCGAGCCAACGTGTTTGACGAATCAACGAGTTGTCCAGAAAGTCCATCTATATCTTCCATACAACTCAACATTGAAACTCAACCTAAATCCCCTCAGATCGACATGAATTCCGAGCCATCCACCGTAGTTACCCCAGAGCCCGTTACATCAACGGAACAACCTGCTCCTCCACCAGCTGGGGTTAATGATGGATTCTGGGAACAATTTTTGACCGAAAATCCAGGTTCAACAGATACTCGAGAAGTTCCACCCGAAAGAAAAGATCCCGATACAAGAAAAGACGAAGACAAACCCGAGGGTCATAGCAGATTTTGGTGGAACAACATGAAGAATGTAAATAACCTTACAGAACAAATGGGGCATCTTACTTCTGCAGAGAGAACTTGA
- the LOC108469944 gene encoding uncharacterized protein LOC108469944, whose protein sequence is MGGGFRVLHLVRPFLSFLPEVQSADRKIPFREKVIYTVISLFIFLVCSQLPLYGIHSTTGADPFYWMRVILASNRGTVMELGITPIVTSGLVMQLLAGSKIIEVDNSVREDRALLNGAQKLLGILIAVGEAVAYVLSGMYGSVGQLGVGNAILIIIQLCFAGIIVICLDELLQKGYGLGSGISLFIATNICENIIWKAFSPTTINSGRGAEFEGAVIAMFHLLITRTDKVRALREAFYRQNLPNVTNLLATVLIFLIVIYFQGFRVVLPVRSKNARGQQGSYPIKLFYTSNMPIILQSALVSNLYFISQLLYRKYSGNFFVNLLGKWKESEYSGGQFIPVGGLAYYVTAPASLADMAANPFHALFYLVFMLSACALFSKTWIEVSGSSARDVAKQLKEQQMVMPGHRDSNLQKELNRYIPTAAAFGGMCIGALTVLADFMGAIGSGTGILLAVTIIYQYFETFEKERASELGFFGL, encoded by the exons ATGGGAGGTGGGTTCAGAGTTCTTCATTTGGTTAGACCATTCCTTTCGTTTCTGCCTGAAGTTCAGAGTGCTGATAGGAAAATCCCTTTTAGAGAGAAGGTCATCTATACTGTGATCTCCCTCTTTATTTTCCTGGTTTGCAGTCAGCTTCCCCTTTATGGAATACATTCTACGACGGGTGCTGATCCGTTTTATTGGATGCGTGTTATCCTTGCATCCAACCGTGGAACCGTTATGGAACTTGGGATTACCCCCATTGTTACTTCCGGTTTGGTGATGCAACTCTTGGCTGGTTCAAAGATCATCGAGGTTGACAACAGTGTTCGTGAGGATCGTGCGCTCTT AAATGGGGCTCAAAAGCTGTTGGGGATCCTAATTGCTGTTGGTGAGGCAGTGGCGTACGTTCTGTCTGGTATGTACGGCAGTGTTGGTCAGCTCGGTGTTGGAAATGCCATTCTTATTATTATTCAACTTTGCTTTGCTGGAATTATTGTGATCTGCCTCGATGAACTTCTCCAAAAGGGGTATGGTTTGGGCTCTGGGATCTCCCTTTTCATAGCCACCAATATCTG TGAAAACATAATCTGGAAAGCCTTTAGCCCTACAACAATCAACAGCGGTCGTGGGGCTGAATTCGAAGGTGCTGTCATTGCCATGTTCCATCTTTTAATAACCAGGACGGACAAAGTTCGAGCACTTCGTGAAGCTTTCTACAGACAGAATCTTCCAAACGTTACAAATTTACTCGCTACGGTTTTGATCTTCCTTATTGTTATCTACTTCCAAGGTTTCCGAGTTGTTTTGCCTGTAAGATCGAAGAATGCTCGAGGACAGCAAGGGTCGTATCCCATTAAGCTATTCTACACCTCCAACATGCCCATCATCCTTCAATCTGCACTCGTTTCAAATCTTTATTTCATCTCCCAG TTGCTGTACCGGAAGTACAGTGGTAACTTCTTTGTGAATCTGTTGGGCAAGTGGAAAGAATCTGAATATTCAGGTGGTCAGTTTATTCCCGTTGGCGGTCTAGCGTACTATGTTACTGCCCCTGCAAG CTTGGCAGATATGGCAGCAAATCCCTTCCATGCTCTGTTTTATCTAGTGTTCATGCTTTCTGCCTGTGCCTTGTTTTCAAAAACTTGGATTGAAGTTTCCGGTTCTTCAGCCAGGGATGTTGCTAAGCAGCTCAAG GAACAACAAATGGTGATGCCAGGACATAGAGATTCAAATCTACAAAAAGAACTAAACCGTTACATACCAACGGCAGCTGCATTTGGCGGAATGTGCATCGGTGCATTAACTGTCTTAGCCGATTTCATGGGAGCAATCGGTTCAGGTACCGGAATATTGCTTGCCGTAACAATCATATATCAGTATTTCGAAACTTTCGAGAAGGAGAGAGCCAGTGAACTCGGCTTTTTCGGCCTCTAA
- the LOC108457678 gene encoding protein STICHEL-like 3 isoform X1, with protein sequence MTRAVRVLKDANGDNFSDHLKNHIHLTNCIHLKNHMRHKHSPIMSDRSIVRDLMILQRSRSLRDPSASPPYWHSPLVADLLSKKVDKDGFYREGRRSVGVERPRSGRRFSVSSPALPNFVTSKVVPGEGSGSDHSSKSGDRDNRRSRRDHRTDVLGENNEPVLEQDGNCLSPDATSGGSGLNDRSKNRKGKQTQGIQVKTLSEQLNDLPVDSDDVLSSNGDFHGRHEKTSEEPDVSVRGYSSGLNKVKRRRFRGARRSRAAPSQEVGGRNELSVASSLFARGSMRTKYGMEEEANEYDRQNITKAPRNGCGIPFNWSRIHQRGKTFLDMAGRSFSCGLSDSRLRKRGAGFHGRNSPEIPVESDQSSSSAKFNAEALPLLIEASGSQDSTDNARWVNDYSGELGIFADNLLKGNIDSDLASEARSSDQHKLVRNGQGRHQNITKKYMPRTFRDLVGQNLVSQALSNAVMKRKVGLLYVFYGPHGTGKTSCSRIFARALNCQSLEQPKPCGFCDSCISHDMGKSCNIKEVGPVSNFDFESIMDLLDNMNNSQLPSQYRVFIFDDCDTLSPDCWSAILKVIDRAPRHVVFILVSSSLDILPHIIMSRCQKFFFPKLKDADIIYTLQWIASRENIRIEKDALKLIASRSDGSLRDAEMTLEQLSLLGQKISVLLVQELVGLISDEKLVDLLDLALSADTVNTVKSLRVIIETGVEPLALMSQLATVITDILASSYDFTKERHRRKFFRRQPLSKEDMEKLRQALKTLSKAEKQLRMSNDKLTWLTAALLQLAPDQQYKLPISSGDTSSHHSPLPLSVTDGTDIPEKGLELVLLRNNTRDLSTNVRSENLYARSPGDFETGTGKRHQKLVKDHTRIEKIWLEVLDNIQVSSLKEFLYQEGKLISVRFGAAPTIQLMFSSHATKSKAEKFRGHILQAFESILGSPLTIEIRCEMNKDATAGFHGLLVLPSSRDGPSHMIMDLESNSRSRIHEAGFHDTNKRVMGERDSGMHRKSPEAGRSEIVEIPVSPREAKDNEHAAVQELMLASYSGRQKPGELTPSQSIVSKLSIAHVIHHGDGYTQENRWSNHKAVSIAEKLEQENLRLEPRSRSLLCWKTSKATRRKRLKIRTRRPALLLKLVSCGRCLSSKSPR encoded by the exons ATGACTAGGGCTGTTAGGGTATTAAAGGATGCTAATGGTGATAATTTTAGTGACCATCTAAAGAATCATATTCATTTGACTAACTGTATACACTTGAAGAATCATATGCGTCATAAGCATAGCCCTATAATGTCCGACCGATCGATCGTGAGGGATCTTATGATCCTTCAACGATCCCGGTCCCTTAGGGATCCTTCTGCAAGTCCTCCTTATTGGCATTCACCTTTGGTTGCTGATTTGCTTTCGAAAAAGGTTGATAAGGATGGTTTTTATCGAGAGGGGAGAAGGTCTGTTGGTGTTGAGAGGCCGAGAAGTGGAAGGAGGTTTTCGGTAAGTTCGCCGGCTTTGCCTAATTTCGTGACTTCTAAAGTTGTGCCGGGTGAAGGTAGTGGTAGTGATCATAGTAGTAAGAGTGGAGATAGAGATAATCGAAGGAGTAGGAGAGATCATAGGACTGATGTTTTGGGGGAGAATAATGAGCCTGTACTGGAGCAAGATGGTAATTGTTTGTCTCCTGATGCGACCTCGGGTGGTTCTGGTTTGAATGATAGGAGTAAAAACCGAAAAGGGAAGCAAACACAAGGGATTCAAGTGAAGACTTTATCCGAGCAGTTGAATGACCTTCCTGTGGATAGTGATGATGTATTGTCTTCCAATGGTGACTTTCATGGAAGGCATGAGAAAACCAGTGAGGAACCTGATGTCAGCGTCCGTGGTTACTCGAGTGGATTAAACAAGGTGAAAAGGCGCAGGTTTCGAGGGGCAAGAAGATCTCGGGCTGCTCCTTCTCAAGAGGTTGGAGGTCGGAATGAGTTGTCTGTGGCTTCTAGTTTGTTTGCTCGAGGTTCAATGCGCACAAAGTATGGTATGGAAGAGGAAGCAAATGAATATGATCGGCAAAACATAACGAAGGCCCCTCGAAATGGATGTGGGATTCCATTTAATTGGTCAAGAATTCATCAAAGAGGTAAAACTTTCCTTGACATGGCAGGAAGGAGTTTTTCGTGTGGTTTATCGGACTCTAGATTACGGAAACGTGGGGCAGGTTTCCATGGAAGAAATTCTCCTGAAATACCTGTGGAATCCGATCAGTCGAGCTCATCTGCGAAGTTCAACGCTGAGGCACTGCCGCTTCTAATCGAGGCATCTGGATCACAGGACAGCACGGACAATGCTCGTTGGGTAAATGACTATTCAGGGGAGTTAGGTATATTTGCCGATAATTTATTGAAGGGCAACATTGATTCAGACCTTGCTTCTGAAGCTCGATCTAGTGACCAACATAAGTTAGTCAGGAATGGCCAAGGTAGGCACCAAAATATCACAAAAAAGTACATGCCGAGAACTTTTAGAGACCTCGTTGGACAAAATTTGGTATCGCAAGCCCTTTCTAATGCTGTTATGAAGAGGAAAGTTGGATTGTTATATGTCTTTTATGGACCTCATGGAACCGGAAAAACTTCTTGTAGTCGGATATTTGCTCGAGCTTTGAATTGTCAGTCACTTGAGCAGCCCAAACCTTGCGGGTTTTGCGATTCTTGTATTTCACATGACATGGGAAAGAGTTGCAATATAAAGGAAGTTGGTCCTGTTAGTAACTTTGACTTCGAGAGTATCATGGATCTTCTTGATAATATGAACAACTCTCAGCTGCCTTCGCAGTACCGAGTTTTCATATTTGATGACTGTGATACTTTATCCCCGGATTGTTGGAGTGCCATATTGAAGGTCATCGATCGAGCACCCAGACATGTGGTCTTTATTCTTGTCAGTTCGAGTCTTGATATTCTGCCTCATATAATTATGTCCAGATGTCAGAAATTCTTTTTCCCGAAACTGAAGGATGCGGATATAATTTATACCTTGCAGTGGATTGCATCTAGAGAGAATATCAGAATCGAGAAAGATGCACTTAAACTGATCGCATCTCGATCCGATGGATCACTGAGGGATGCAGAGATGACTCTCGAGCAGCTGAGTTTGCTTGGGCAAAAAATCTCGGTTCTGCTGGTTCAGGAACTG GTTGGGCTTATCTCTGACGAAAAGCTCGTGGATCTTCTTGATCTAGCATTATCAGCAGACACGGTAAATACCGTGAAGAGTTTGAGAGTGATAATCGAAACTGGTGTGGAGCCTTTAGCTTTAATGTCACAGCTTGCTACTGTGATAACCGATATTCTTGCTAGCAGTTACGATTTCACTAAAGAAAGGCATCGAAGGAAGTTCTTCCGGCGACAGCCAT TGTCGAAAGAAGATATGGAGAAACTACGGCAAGCTTTGAAAACGTTATCCAAGGCAGAAAAACAACTGAGGATGTCAAACGACAAACTAACATGGCTAACGGCTGCTTTGCTTCAGCTTGCTCCTGATCAGCAATATAAATTGCCGATTTCTTCCGGTGACACTAGTTCTCATCATAGTCCATTGCCTCTAAGTGTTACAGATGGAACAGATATACCTGAGAAAGGCCTTGAGCTTGTTCTGCTGCGTAATAATACTAGAGACTTGTCAACAAATGTTAGGTCAGAAAATCTCTATGCAAGAAGTCCAGGGGATTTCGAGACGGGTACCGGGAAGCGACATCAGAAATTAGTCAAAGATCATACGAGAATCGAGAAAATTTGGTTGGAGGTGCTTGATAATATTCAAGTTAGTAGTCTAAAAGAGTTCTTGTATCAAGAAGGAAAGCTGATCTCGGTTAGATTCGGTGCAG CCCCAACTATACAGTTGATGTTCAGTTCACATGCGACAAAATCTAAAGCCGAGAAATTTAGGGGGCATATTTTACAAGCATTCGAGTCCATTCTCGGTTCTCCCTTGACAATCGAAATTAGATGTGAAATGAACAAAGATGCCACAGCTGGTTTTCATGGACTTCTCGTTTTACCATCTTCCCGGGATGGTCCATCTCATATGATCATGGATCTGGAGTCCAATTCTCGAAGTAGGATACATGAGGCAGGTTTTCATGATACTAACAAAAGAGTTATGGGAGAGAGAGATTCCGGCATGCATCGGAAATCACCCGAAGCAGGAAGGAGCGAAAttgttgaaattccagtttctCCGAGAGAAGCCAAGGACAACGAACATGCAGCTGTTCAGGAGCTGATGTTGGCATCCTACTCAGGGAGACAAAAACCCGGGGAACTAACCCCGAGTCAGAGCATTGTTAGTAAGCTGTCCATTGCACACGTAATTCATCATGGAGATGGATATACACAAGAGAACAGATGGTCAAATCACAAAGCAGTTTCCATTGCCGAAAAGCTCGAACAAGAGAACCT GAGACTCGAACCAAGGTCAAGAAGCTTACTTTGCTGGAAAACATCTAAAGCAACACGTCGGAAG CGCTTGAAGATCAGAACACGAAGACCAGCTCTGTTATTGAAGCTCGTCTCTTGTGGAAGATGTCTCTCTTCCAAATCTCCTAGGTAA
- the LOC108457678 gene encoding protein STICHEL-like 3 isoform X2 has protein sequence MVDKDGFYREGRRSVGVERPRSGRRFSVSSPALPNFVTSKVVPGEGSGSDHSSKSGDRDNRRSRRDHRTDVLGENNEPVLEQDGNCLSPDATSGGSGLNDRSKNRKGKQTQGIQVKTLSEQLNDLPVDSDDVLSSNGDFHGRHEKTSEEPDVSVRGYSSGLNKVKRRRFRGARRSRAAPSQEVGGRNELSVASSLFARGSMRTKYGMEEEANEYDRQNITKAPRNGCGIPFNWSRIHQRGKTFLDMAGRSFSCGLSDSRLRKRGAGFHGRNSPEIPVESDQSSSSAKFNAEALPLLIEASGSQDSTDNARWVNDYSGELGIFADNLLKGNIDSDLASEARSSDQHKLVRNGQGRHQNITKKYMPRTFRDLVGQNLVSQALSNAVMKRKVGLLYVFYGPHGTGKTSCSRIFARALNCQSLEQPKPCGFCDSCISHDMGKSCNIKEVGPVSNFDFESIMDLLDNMNNSQLPSQYRVFIFDDCDTLSPDCWSAILKVIDRAPRHVVFILVSSSLDILPHIIMSRCQKFFFPKLKDADIIYTLQWIASRENIRIEKDALKLIASRSDGSLRDAEMTLEQLSLLGQKISVLLVQELVGLISDEKLVDLLDLALSADTVNTVKSLRVIIETGVEPLALMSQLATVITDILASSYDFTKERHRRKFFRRQPLSKEDMEKLRQALKTLSKAEKQLRMSNDKLTWLTAALLQLAPDQQYKLPISSGDTSSHHSPLPLSVTDGTDIPEKGLELVLLRNNTRDLSTNVRSENLYARSPGDFETGTGKRHQKLVKDHTRIEKIWLEVLDNIQVSSLKEFLYQEGKLISVRFGAAPTIQLMFSSHATKSKAEKFRGHILQAFESILGSPLTIEIRCEMNKDATAGFHGLLVLPSSRDGPSHMIMDLESNSRSRIHEAGFHDTNKRVMGERDSGMHRKSPEAGRSEIVEIPVSPREAKDNEHAAVQELMLASYSGRQKPGELTPSQSIVSKLSIAHVIHHGDGYTQENRWSNHKAVSIAEKLEQENLRLEPRSRSLLCWKTSKATRRKRLKIRTRRPALLLKLVSCGRCLSSKSPR, from the exons ATG GTTGATAAGGATGGTTTTTATCGAGAGGGGAGAAGGTCTGTTGGTGTTGAGAGGCCGAGAAGTGGAAGGAGGTTTTCGGTAAGTTCGCCGGCTTTGCCTAATTTCGTGACTTCTAAAGTTGTGCCGGGTGAAGGTAGTGGTAGTGATCATAGTAGTAAGAGTGGAGATAGAGATAATCGAAGGAGTAGGAGAGATCATAGGACTGATGTTTTGGGGGAGAATAATGAGCCTGTACTGGAGCAAGATGGTAATTGTTTGTCTCCTGATGCGACCTCGGGTGGTTCTGGTTTGAATGATAGGAGTAAAAACCGAAAAGGGAAGCAAACACAAGGGATTCAAGTGAAGACTTTATCCGAGCAGTTGAATGACCTTCCTGTGGATAGTGATGATGTATTGTCTTCCAATGGTGACTTTCATGGAAGGCATGAGAAAACCAGTGAGGAACCTGATGTCAGCGTCCGTGGTTACTCGAGTGGATTAAACAAGGTGAAAAGGCGCAGGTTTCGAGGGGCAAGAAGATCTCGGGCTGCTCCTTCTCAAGAGGTTGGAGGTCGGAATGAGTTGTCTGTGGCTTCTAGTTTGTTTGCTCGAGGTTCAATGCGCACAAAGTATGGTATGGAAGAGGAAGCAAATGAATATGATCGGCAAAACATAACGAAGGCCCCTCGAAATGGATGTGGGATTCCATTTAATTGGTCAAGAATTCATCAAAGAGGTAAAACTTTCCTTGACATGGCAGGAAGGAGTTTTTCGTGTGGTTTATCGGACTCTAGATTACGGAAACGTGGGGCAGGTTTCCATGGAAGAAATTCTCCTGAAATACCTGTGGAATCCGATCAGTCGAGCTCATCTGCGAAGTTCAACGCTGAGGCACTGCCGCTTCTAATCGAGGCATCTGGATCACAGGACAGCACGGACAATGCTCGTTGGGTAAATGACTATTCAGGGGAGTTAGGTATATTTGCCGATAATTTATTGAAGGGCAACATTGATTCAGACCTTGCTTCTGAAGCTCGATCTAGTGACCAACATAAGTTAGTCAGGAATGGCCAAGGTAGGCACCAAAATATCACAAAAAAGTACATGCCGAGAACTTTTAGAGACCTCGTTGGACAAAATTTGGTATCGCAAGCCCTTTCTAATGCTGTTATGAAGAGGAAAGTTGGATTGTTATATGTCTTTTATGGACCTCATGGAACCGGAAAAACTTCTTGTAGTCGGATATTTGCTCGAGCTTTGAATTGTCAGTCACTTGAGCAGCCCAAACCTTGCGGGTTTTGCGATTCTTGTATTTCACATGACATGGGAAAGAGTTGCAATATAAAGGAAGTTGGTCCTGTTAGTAACTTTGACTTCGAGAGTATCATGGATCTTCTTGATAATATGAACAACTCTCAGCTGCCTTCGCAGTACCGAGTTTTCATATTTGATGACTGTGATACTTTATCCCCGGATTGTTGGAGTGCCATATTGAAGGTCATCGATCGAGCACCCAGACATGTGGTCTTTATTCTTGTCAGTTCGAGTCTTGATATTCTGCCTCATATAATTATGTCCAGATGTCAGAAATTCTTTTTCCCGAAACTGAAGGATGCGGATATAATTTATACCTTGCAGTGGATTGCATCTAGAGAGAATATCAGAATCGAGAAAGATGCACTTAAACTGATCGCATCTCGATCCGATGGATCACTGAGGGATGCAGAGATGACTCTCGAGCAGCTGAGTTTGCTTGGGCAAAAAATCTCGGTTCTGCTGGTTCAGGAACTG GTTGGGCTTATCTCTGACGAAAAGCTCGTGGATCTTCTTGATCTAGCATTATCAGCAGACACGGTAAATACCGTGAAGAGTTTGAGAGTGATAATCGAAACTGGTGTGGAGCCTTTAGCTTTAATGTCACAGCTTGCTACTGTGATAACCGATATTCTTGCTAGCAGTTACGATTTCACTAAAGAAAGGCATCGAAGGAAGTTCTTCCGGCGACAGCCAT TGTCGAAAGAAGATATGGAGAAACTACGGCAAGCTTTGAAAACGTTATCCAAGGCAGAAAAACAACTGAGGATGTCAAACGACAAACTAACATGGCTAACGGCTGCTTTGCTTCAGCTTGCTCCTGATCAGCAATATAAATTGCCGATTTCTTCCGGTGACACTAGTTCTCATCATAGTCCATTGCCTCTAAGTGTTACAGATGGAACAGATATACCTGAGAAAGGCCTTGAGCTTGTTCTGCTGCGTAATAATACTAGAGACTTGTCAACAAATGTTAGGTCAGAAAATCTCTATGCAAGAAGTCCAGGGGATTTCGAGACGGGTACCGGGAAGCGACATCAGAAATTAGTCAAAGATCATACGAGAATCGAGAAAATTTGGTTGGAGGTGCTTGATAATATTCAAGTTAGTAGTCTAAAAGAGTTCTTGTATCAAGAAGGAAAGCTGATCTCGGTTAGATTCGGTGCAG CCCCAACTATACAGTTGATGTTCAGTTCACATGCGACAAAATCTAAAGCCGAGAAATTTAGGGGGCATATTTTACAAGCATTCGAGTCCATTCTCGGTTCTCCCTTGACAATCGAAATTAGATGTGAAATGAACAAAGATGCCACAGCTGGTTTTCATGGACTTCTCGTTTTACCATCTTCCCGGGATGGTCCATCTCATATGATCATGGATCTGGAGTCCAATTCTCGAAGTAGGATACATGAGGCAGGTTTTCATGATACTAACAAAAGAGTTATGGGAGAGAGAGATTCCGGCATGCATCGGAAATCACCCGAAGCAGGAAGGAGCGAAAttgttgaaattccagtttctCCGAGAGAAGCCAAGGACAACGAACATGCAGCTGTTCAGGAGCTGATGTTGGCATCCTACTCAGGGAGACAAAAACCCGGGGAACTAACCCCGAGTCAGAGCATTGTTAGTAAGCTGTCCATTGCACACGTAATTCATCATGGAGATGGATATACACAAGAGAACAGATGGTCAAATCACAAAGCAGTTTCCATTGCCGAAAAGCTCGAACAAGAGAACCT GAGACTCGAACCAAGGTCAAGAAGCTTACTTTGCTGGAAAACATCTAAAGCAACACGTCGGAAG CGCTTGAAGATCAGAACACGAAGACCAGCTCTGTTATTGAAGCTCGTCTCTTGTGGAAGATGTCTCTCTTCCAAATCTCCTAGGTAA